Proteins co-encoded in one Ananas comosus cultivar F153 linkage group 15, ASM154086v1, whole genome shotgun sequence genomic window:
- the LOC109721154 gene encoding protein NEN1-like, producing MEVEKNSAPDSGATEIAFFDVETTVPSSRGSGYALLEFGAVLVCPRRLVEVGSYSTLIRPADPSAISAASVRCNGITPDVIANAPSFGDVADTVFAILHGRVWAGHNIIRFDCLRIREAFAEIGRPPPEPKGMIDTLPLLTQRFGRRAGDMKMASLATYFGLGQQKHRSIDDVRMNLEVVKYCATVLFLEASLPDILSVNSLVYENRDSSELVAHIDGMKLDCAQTDALIEGCSGSSRFLEPHEVSSKHISAPIIPFYQSGRRIVIHHKDSPLQLCCMGLRIHFGVSAKFVDTAGRPKLNIVVDIPESLCNILDECDKQAQKTSQESGSTSLWRALIRKDGSLRPTMRLRIPTTTNGDSAIYSTEIYQKEQAGNIQKLVFTKLDVAELDSLFIPGSVLDAFFCPELYDYQQNAGIRLVAKRLIHSKWH from the exons ATGGAGGTGGAGAAGAATTCGGCGCCGGATTCGGGGGCGACGGAGATCGCGTTCTTCGACGTGGAGACGACGGTGCCGAGTTCGCGAGGGTCAGGGTACGCGCTGCTCGAATTCGGCGCCGTGTTGGTGTGCCCTAGGAGGCTGGTGGAGGTGGGGAGCTACTCCACCCTCATCCGCCCCGCCgacccctccgccatctccgCCGCCTCCGTCCGCTGCAACGGCATCACCCCCGACGTGATCGCCAACGCTCCTTCCTTCGGCgatgtcgccgacaccgtcttCGCCATCCTTCATG GGAGGGTTTGGGCAGGTCACAATATCATAAGATTTGATTGCTTGAGGATAAGGGAGGCGTTTGCAGAGATTGGGCGGCCACCGCCGGAGCCAAAGGGGATGATCGACACCTTGCCATTGTTGACCCAGCGGTTCGGTCGGAGAGCTGGTGACATGAAG ATGGCAAGCTTGGCAACTTATTTTGGCCTCGGACAACAGAAGCACAG GAGCATAGATGATGTCCGGATGAATCTGGAAGTTGTCAAGTATTGTGCCACAGTGTTGTTTTTG GAAGCAAGTCTCCCAGATATACTTTCCGTGAACAGTTTGGTCTACGAAAACAGGGATTCCTCTGAGCTTGTGGCTCATATAGACGGAATGAAGTTAGATTGTGCGCAAACAGATGCACTTATTGAAGGTTGCAGTGGTTCTTCTAGGTTCTTAGAGCCTCATGAAGtatcttctaaacatataagtGCTCCAATTATCCCCTTCTATCAATCTGGTCGAAGAATAGTTATACATCACAAAGATAGCCCGCTACAGCTTTGTTGTATGGGTTTGAGGATCCATTTTGGGGTAAGTGCAAAATTTGTAGACACCGCTGGCCGGCCTAAACTGAATATAGTGGTCGACATCCCTGAGAGTTTGTGTAACATTTTGGATGAATGTGACAAACAAGCTCAGAAGACATCTCAAGAATCAGGAAGCACTTCATTGTGGAGAGCTTTGATTAGGAAGGATGGCTCCTTGCGTCCTACCATGCGCCTACG CATACCTACCACAACAAATGGCGATTCTGCTATCTACTCGACCGAGATTTACCAAAAGGAACAAGCTGGGAACATACAGAAGCTTGTTTTCACTAAATTAGATGTTGCTGAGCTTGATTCCTTGTTTATTCCGGGAAGTGTTCTTGATGCATTCTTCTGTCCCGAGTTATATGACTATCAGCAGAATGCGGGTATAAGACTCGTGGCAAAAAGACTGATACATTCCAAATGGCATTAA
- the LOC109721160 gene encoding transmembrane emp24 domain-containing protein p24delta9-like translates to MARGRRERSDTFPSLLISVLLCLSAIRVQSLRFELQSGHTKCISEDIKLNAMTVGKYSVVNPSDSLPLPDSHRVTLRVTSPYGNSMHFAENVESGNFAFTAYEAGDFLACFWTPDHQPPVTVTVEFEWKSGVAAKDWTKVAKKGQIDLMELELKKLEDTVKTIHEEMFFLREREEEMQEMNRKTNSRMAWLSFLSLAMCLSVAGLQLWHLKTFFERKKLL, encoded by the exons ATGGCtagaggaaggagagagagatcagATACTTTCCCTTCCCTGTTGATCTCCGTTTTGCTTTGCCTCTCGGCGATCCGGGTCCAATCGCTCCGATTCGAGCTCCAATCCGGCCACACCAAGTGCATATCCGAGGACATCAAGCTCAACGCCATGACCGTGGGCAAGTACTCCGTCGTCAACCCCTCCGATTCCCTCCCCCTCCCCGATTCCCACCGCGTCACCCTCAGG GTGACCTCGCCGTATGGTAACAGCATGCACTTCGCGGAGAACGTGGAGTCGGGGAACTTCGCGTTCACCGCGTACGAGGCGGGCGACTTCCTCGCATGCTTCTGGACGCCCGATCACCAGCCTCCCGTGACGGTCACCGTTGAGTTCGAGTGGAAGAGCGGTGTCGCCGCCAAGGATTGGACCAAAGTCGCCAAGAAAGGGCAGATCGAT CTCATGGAGCTGGAATTGAAGAAGCTGGAGGATACTGTTAAGACGATCCATGAGGAAATGTTCTTTCTTCGTGAAAG ggAGGAGGAAATGCAGGAGATGAACAGAAAAACCAACTCAAGGATGGCTTGGCTCAGTTTTCTCTCTCTTGCTATGTGTTTATCTGTAGCAGGATTACAATTATGGCATCTAAAGACATTTTTCGAGAGAAAGAAGCTGCTCTAA
- the LOC109721155 gene encoding protein ROOT PRIMORDIUM DEFECTIVE 1, which yields MKKVRLKWVKNRGLDHIIERDTDVKACCLLLEAIGRANSSSSSSSSSSSVAPVPARSLSPLQKGLGLTVPVLRFLRRYPTLFSELPHPRFPSLPSFSLTPPASILLRRLSSPCPSPSSPFHLRLARLLMLARSRSLPLSALSPLRFDLALPPSFASLLASSHPDLFRLSRRPSDGAPLLSLASYPAHLAVSALQLRHARSIASPSYRELRLPPSSAAAPLAFPMRFPRGYGGMNKVRAWMEEFHRLPYVSPYDDPAGIDPDSDLMEKRVVGVLHELLSLTVHKKTKRNYIRALREELSLPHKFTRVFTRYPGIFYLSLKCKTTTVVLREGYERGKLVEPHPMATLREKVHYVMRTGLLYRGKGLTRLVLDEDDHEVEEEEEDRAVNDDEDDVECYELEISEGEVASEEEEEAEMEEE from the coding sequence ATGAAGAAGGTGCGGCTGAAGTGGGTGAAGAACCGCGGGCTGGACCACATCATCGAGCGCGACACCGACGTCAAGGCCTGCTGCCTGCTCCTCGAGGCCATCGGCCGCgccaacagcagcagcagcagcagcagcagcagcagttctGTCGCTCCCGTGCCCGCCCgctccctctcccctctccaGAAGGGCCTCGGCCTCACCGTCCCCGTGCTCCGCTTCCTCCGCCGCTACCCGACCCTCTTCTCCGAGCTCCCCCACCCGCGCTTCCCCTCGCTCCCCTCCTTCTCCCTCACTCCCCCGGCCTCCATCCTCCTCCGGCGCCTCTCCTCTCCGTGTCCGAGCCCCTCTTCCCCCTTCCACCTCCGCCTCGCCCGCCTCCTCATGCTCGCCCGCTCCcgctccctccccctctccgcCCTCTCCCCGCTCCGCTTCGACCTCGCCCTGCCCCCCTCCTTCGCCTCCCTCCTCGCCTCCTCCCACCCCGACCTCTTCCGCCTCTCCCGCCGCCCCTCCGACGGCGCCCCGCTCCTCTCCCTCGCCTCCTACCCGGCCCACCTCGCCGTCTCCGCCCTGCAGCTCCGCCACGCGCGCTCCATCGCCTCCCCCTCCTACCGCGAGCTCCGGCtccccccctcctccgccgccgcgcccctCGCCTTCCCCATGCGCTTCCCCCGCGGCTACGGCGGCATGAACAAGGTCAGGGCCTGGATGGAGGAGTTCCACCGCCTCCCCTACGTCTCCCCCTACGACGACCCCGCCGGCATCGACCCCGACAGCGACCTCATGGAGAAGCGCGTCGTCGGCGTCCTCCACGAGCTCCTCAGCCTCACCGTCCACAAGAAGACCAAGCGCAACTACATCCGGGCGCTCAGGGAGGAGCTCTCGCTCCCCCACAAGTTCACCAGGGTCTTCACCAGGTACCCGGGCATCTTCTACCTCTCCCTCAAGTGCAAGACCACCACCGTCGTCCTGCGAGAAGGCTACGAGAGGGGGAAGCTCGTGGAGCCGCACCCCATGGCGACCTTGAGAGAGAAGGTGCATTACGTGATGAGGACGGGGCTCCTCTACAGAGGCAAGGGGCTGACGAGGCTGGTGCTTGATGAGGACGACCATGaagtcgaagaagaagaagaagatcgagCGGTAAacgacgacgaagacgacgTGGAATGCTATGAGTTGGAGATTTCCGAAGGAGAAGTAGCAagcgaggaggaagaggaagcagAAATGGAGGAGGAATAG
- the LOC109721151 gene encoding pentatricopeptide repeat-containing protein At5g56310-like — protein sequence MRDPPCGGLAATLLSLSERCRSIRDLKLLHSVLIRHLHLLPSPSAHRILAKLLRFSAVSPTGNLRYASLLLSLHLPFLSSTHPSNLTFFFNTLIRGYSNSNSPSRSLFLFASMRRRGVLPDPFSFTFLLKSRARDPDPPYASDMHALALRFGCLGSHPAHVHAHNALIHLYASFSDPISARQAFDDMPAPDVVSWSGLLTAHLKAGDADAARRVFDDMPARDVVSWTAMISGYARARRPRDALELFRAMPFPPDEVAMLGAVSACAALGDLEAGERVHRYVDARGFGWMVSLRNALVDMYAKCGALASARRVFDATPVKSLVSWNTMISAYASHGDADSAITLFHEMVKSNRVNPDGVTLLSVLSACAHEGRVDDGRKLFDEMRKEKYGGMEISIEHYGCMVDLLGRAGLLEEAYYLIKEMPIPSNEIVWGALLSACRIHGDVEMARRAIEKLMELKPEEGGYYILLSSIYADAGRTAEAEEIRQAMKERGALKTPGCSSCVQQKR from the coding sequence ATGAGAGATCCTCCCTGCGGCGGGTTAGCGGCGACGCTTCTATCCCTCTCGGAGCGCTGCCGCAGCATCCGCGACCTGAAGCTCCTCCACTCCGTCCTCATCcgccacctccacctcctcccctccccctccgcccaCCGCATCCTCGCTAAGCTCCTCCGCTTCTCCGCCGTCTCCCCCACCGGAAACCTCCGCTacgcctccctcctcctctccctccaccTCCCCTTCCTCTCCTCCACCCACCCCTCCAACCTCACCTTCTTCTTCAACACCCTAATCCGCGGCTACTCCAACTCCAACTCCCCCTCCcgctccctcttcctcttcgcctCCATGCGCCGACGCGGCGTCCTCCCCGACCCTTTCTCCTTCACCTTCCTCCTCAAATCCCGCGCACGCGACCCCGACCCTCCCTACGCCTCCGATATgcacgccctcgccctcagGTTCGGATGCCTCGGCTCCCACCCCGCCCACGTCCACGCCCACAACGCTCTCATCCACCTCTACGCCTCCTTCTCCGACCCCATCTCCGCGCGCCAGGCGTTCGACGATATGCCCGCTCCGGACGTGGTCTCCTGGTCGGGCCTCCTCACCGCGCATCTCAAGGCGGGCGACGCCGACGCCGCGCGCCGCGTGTTTGATGATATGCCCGCGCGGGACGTGGTGTCGTGGACGGCCATGATATCGGGCTACGCGCGCGCGCGGCGGCCGCGGGACGCGCTGGAGCTGTTCCGCGCCATGCCGTTCCCGCCCGACGAGGTCGCAATGCTCGGCGCGGTCTCGGCCTGCGCCGCCCTCGGCGACCTCGAGGCCGGCGAGCGCGTCCACCGGTATGTCGACGCGCGCGGCTTCGGCTGGATGGTCTCGCTCCGGAACGCGCTTGTCGACATGTACGCCAAGTGCGGCGCCCTCGCGAGCGCGCGTCGCGTGTTCGACGCGACGCCCGTAAAGAGCCTTGTCTCGTGGAACACCATGATCTCAGCCTATGCTTCCCACGGCGACGCGGATAGCGCCATCACCTTATTCCACGAGATGGTTAAGTCGAACAGAGTGAATCCCGACGGAGTAACGCTGCTTTCCGTGTTGAGCGCGTGCGCCCACGAGGGCCGCGTAGATGACGGACGCAAACTGTTCGATGAAATGAGAAAGGAGAAGTACGGTGGCATGGAAATCAGCATAGAGCACTACGGTTGCATGGTTGACCTACTCGGTCGCGCAGGGCTTCTCGAGGAAGCATATTACCTGATCAAAGAAATGCCGATACCGAGTAACGAAATTGTATGGGGAGCACTGCTCAGTGCGTGCAGGATTCATGGGGATGTGGAGATGGCAAGGCGGGCGATAGAGAAGTTGATGGAGTTGAAGCCGGAAGAAGGTGGGTATTATATTCTTCTAAGCAGCATTTATGCTGATGCGGGCAGAACTGCAGAGGCTGAGGAGATCCGGCAGGCCATGAAGGAGAGGGGCGCCTTGAAGACTCCCGGCTGCAGCAGCTGTGTGCAGCAGAAGCGTTAG
- the LOC109721156 gene encoding uncharacterized protein LOC109721156, which translates to MAALAPPPACAARSVDAASLLLLSPRPLLLAPPNRRVAPALSASVSFSPSPVIRDRGPRVSCAASSSSSSSSSSSSEGRGGGEGEDDEEENGGGNGRGGPSDEEVERALGLDGSIPRSSHEFVRRVSSRAYDMRRHLMQTIDSISYDVLETNPWREDSKPVYVLTQRDNQIWTMKTRRSRSEVEKELGMLFSKAGKRASEIGSKAKNSSVGSKFHMLVEDIREGVLVFEDENEATKYCDLLQGDGQGCEGIAELEASSVFDICSNMRALAVLFRRGRTPPLPKSLEQNLKARKRSLED; encoded by the exons aTGGCCGCTCTCGCGCCTCCCCCGGCGTGCGCCGCTCGATCCGTCGAcgccgcctccctcctcctcctctctccccgGCCTCTGCTCCTCGCTCCTCCCAATCGCCGCGTCGCCCCCGCCCTCTCCGCCTCCGTAAGCTTCTCACCCTCCCCTGTTATCCGAGATCGAGGCCCTAGGGTTTCTTGCGCCGcctcttcgtcctcctcctcttcttcttcgtcttcttcggaaggtagaggcggaggagagggtgaagacgacgaggaggagaacGGAGGAGGAAATGGAAGAGGAGGGCCGAGCGACGAGGAGGTGGAGAGGGCGCTGGGGCTGGACGGGAGCATCCCTAGGAGCTCGCACGAGTTCGTGAGGCGCGTCTCCTCCCGCGCCTACGACATGCGCCGCCACCTCATGCAGACCATCGACTCCATCAGCTACGACG TATTAGAGACCAACCCTTGGAGGGAAGACTCAAAGCCAGTTTATGTGCTGACTCAAAGAGATAATCAAATATGGACAATGAAAACCCGCAGAAGTCGCAG TGAGGTTGAGAAGGAACTTGGGATGCTGTTCTCTAAAGCTGGAAAGCGGGCATCAGAAATTGGCAGTAAGGCTAAAAATTCGAGTGTTGGTTCCAAGTTCCACATGCTTGTCGAAGATATAAGGGAGGGTGTTCTT GTTTTTGAAGATGAGAATGAAGCAACAAAATACTGCGACCTACTACAAGGAGATGGTCAAGGTTGCGAGGGCATTGCAGAACTCGAGGCATCATCG GTTTTCGATATTTGCAGCAATATGAGGGCTCTTGCTGTTCTTTTCCGTCGAGGAAGGACTCCTCCATTGCCTAAAAGCCTCGAGCAGAATTTGAAGGCTAGGAAAAGATCACTGGAGGACTAG